The Cydia fagiglandana chromosome 14, ilCydFagi1.1, whole genome shotgun sequence genome contains the following window.
tttcgatataaaaacgcaatttgatagacagttgtagttttttacttttagtatggaaatcagtcacatcattttatcatgaaaattgacagtgctgcagcagtaacattgtaacagagtaatgctgttgcagtcgccacctgaatgtcaccttcatcatatcttagaaagtgattgaaaacgcgagcgaagcgagcgcgaaaatttttcgatataaaaacgcaatatgatagacagttgtacatttttacttttagtatggaaatcagtcacatcattttatcacgaaaattgacagtgctgtagcagtaacgttgtaacagagtaatgctgctgcagtcgccacccgaatgtcacctgtatcatatcttagaaagtgattgaaaacgcgagcgaagcgagcgcgaaaatttttcgatataaaaacgcaatatgatagacagttgtacatttttactatgTACTacttaaggcattcagaagttaaggtgtaataaagaaactcagataaataaatatatacctacatacaaacacgaacgctgaaaacacaatacactctctctctcttttttcgggtagtcgtgaaaaagatggcactgtgcaatgaggggtaattaattaaatttgttgatgtccgtaccccctcatctaaacttagagttaatttggcaaaaaccttcctcggtggctattcatgtcactacgtattaaattcagcgccatctgttagtttaccagggtactcaatagtggtagcacatatttgaaaaagtttgcccctccttcctacgtagcgccataagattcaggggcaaacttaaatcaatcgagtgttgtggctaccccgcCTTTTAAGGGtttaatttttatagcctataacagataaacagataaacagacaaacagacaaaaattctaaaaactgttggaacgtgttctgttatcgattctaagtatcccccgccaactttttttcaaatatcttccatgtacagactttcgaccctctacagctttattatatgtatatagatattagttttgaatttttttaatggttttatGATCTCTGACACTTAAATGATGAAGTGTCAGACATCATAAAaccaatattttatttcaatataataatattcaatattattatttattatcaacATCCGTCTGCctcatgtctgccgcatgcacccagaaaggtgggccaaaatggttactgagtgggacccacggaatacagtagacggtgcaggccggagtttaggcagaccgaaaaggagatggcgggacgacttagacgcattctaccccaaatggtgggaaaatgccgatgacagggtcgagtggagaaaacgaggggaggcctttgcccagcagtgggacaccaaagtaggctaggggaaaaaaaaaatcaacatcGAGGTATCATAAAAACTTAGAATGAAACACTAAAATTAATTGCGTTAGAGCTTATTATCCGGGACAGAAGGACCACTTTGTTTACAATTGTTGTCTTAAATTCTCAATTATTTTCTTATAATtgtaattatacagggtggctaagaaataagtgcatttccgttgccagagaggttttgggattaaattgagcaacttttactatgggactaacctccagggaccagccaaaatgtatgaaatatccaaattatatatttttcgcaatttcgagattggtcccatggtaaaagttgctcagtataatcccaaaacctccttggcgaagggaatgcacttattttttagccaccctgtataagtaagATAAAACAAGCTGCTCGTTCGAAAATCAATGGAAGTAGATTCTGCAATTGAATTTGGTTTTGAATTTTGATCTTAATTTGATAGTTGTACGTTTAGGTTGATTTGAATAGattttacatagttatttgGTTGATAAGAGAAAATTCGactcttatttaattttattttaagtcggcaatttaatttcattggctttcattttatttcaagtCCCGATGCGAATACTATATGTCTGATCATTTCACAATTAAACCAAATGATTAGGTCACTCATACGTTCgccaggtaggtacctacctgctTATGAATCACCAAGTAACATGTTGGTATTATTAGCCTGTCTACACAACACAATTATAAGCTCCCAAATAGGCTGTAACTTTATAAGGTAACGTGTGCTTGAGGTAGCAACTGTAACCGAAATTTTTAGATCAGTAGCTAAGTGACAATGGCTGACTTTGGTTAGATAGCCTAGGAGTTTTAACGCTTtgacataagtaggtacttagatattattatacattgTTGAGTGGTAGAGAAAGCCTAAGTCCGCCTTTAGCAAATATGGAGTAACGTTAATTTCTATAGTAAGgtataagaataaaataaagatttacttTTAGACCTGGTAAGAGTGGTAAGTTGATGGACAATGGTTATACATTTTGATCAATGATCatattatgtaagtaggtatattatccAAGAATGCTACAATGCCTGCATtgaaatatatgtacatacatatatgtaatatgaattattaaaaaaataggtatatatatgcaGAAtgcaaaatcaaaccaaatggTTGGCAGGTTGGCACACCTGTTGAATGTAATTCTTTGTTCGTATTGGTCGGTTGCCATTAGTATAATGTGTGTATAATCACGTGTCCGAATGGCGGGAAACCCTTCCGAATCACTATGACATAACAAGCCAACGCTTGCGTTATCAGCCGATAACGTCACGCCGGCCGGCTAAAAATATCCACCGAGTTCCCGCTCAAATGCCGCCAACTTGTACTAGGGCAAGGTAAACTCAAAACTATCCCCTTTTCTTACTTCACCTGTGTCGCAAGACACAAAAAGCGTCCTTGGATTCCATTGTTTGCGCGCCAAGTGGAAGTGGCTGCCAAAATCGGCGATTCGGCGCGTCGGAGCGCGGGAAACCGAGCGTCAGTCAGTTGCTAGCGAGAGGCAAACGCGCGCGCACGGCACAGTCACGCCGCGCTTTTAGGTTAGAATTGGCGCGCGCCAGGTGTTATCTCTCCCCCGCTCTAACTCACGCGCTCCCCAACCTCCCTTTCTACCTGAGAACAGCTGTTTTCTCTCGGGAGATTATTAGTCAGATGTTCGCGAACCAGTCCTGATCACCTGACGCTTGCTATGGCCGCGGGAGGACGGACGCCGAAACAGAGGAGATTCGAAGTGTCTTCAGGAATGGCGCCTTTGAGGAACGTCGCGAATACACCAAGGAGACGTCGTGGGAGTTGCAAATGCCTTTTTGGCGCGCCGGACAGGGATGAAACAAGACGTTTAATGGCGGAGCAGTATTCGAGAGAAAGGAAGCGGTTTATAAGAAGATTCAACTTTGATATTGAGACGGAGTGTGTTTACAAAGCGTCTAAAATGGACTCGCCAGTGAAGTTTTTGGAGGAGGATAGTACGAAGTCTCCGAGGTCAGCGACGGAGGCGCTAGCGAGCGTAGGGAACACGGAACTGAGGATGTTGTCGAGCCCACGGCGGGGCAGCGGCCCCAATTCGCCGCGAACGCCACGTACGCCACGCACGCCACGAGCGGCGCGTACGCCGCGAACGCCACGCACGCCGGCGTCGAGAAGACAACTGCAGATGACAGGTAAGCTTTGATTTGtctaaaaatcaataaataaacatacctttaacacattcattgccactaagcgctacgggttacgctcgtagcgcgtagccacgtttTCGCCGTATGAAGCGCGTAGTCGCCACGAACAGTGTACCCACctgtcgggttcttggccctgaatgtgttaaattaaactgtatttaaaatatgtacctcAAATTCGTTTAACAATGTTATAAGACCCcagttatactctgtatctttaggtattaaaataaaagtaaacaaacaatttgtacattttcgggtagttataacatttattggttaaccgaccaaatacaaaaccgcctggaacAGTCACTGAACGCCTTGACTttaaacctacattatttgatcacgtaatgttttcatctaccctcaactggcttaaggagccatttgggggtagattttgtttacttctatttaaatacctaaagatacagactatagagtattttttttaaattatataattgttaaaatctacttaaaatCAATCTGAACGAaacattttttacatttaaatagCATGCAGCAAACGCAGCACACATTAGGCATATCATAATTTTTAATTGGCTGCACAACTCGAAAATTTTGAGCACTTTCGAGCACCAGAAACACTCTAAATAAAATCGCTCGGCTGAATTATTTTCAGTTTCAACCAGTGACCTCGACCTGCGAGTacaagtacagtcgacgtcaaagatatgtttacatttttcgccttattacaaaggagtaaggtgcaaaagtgtaaacatatctttgacgtccaCTGTACCTACTTTCTCATTACAACATTAATTAACTGTTTCCGCTACCGTGGGGTTTTTATCGTGGGAAATATTGGGTTGGGTGGATACTTAGGGTTAATATCTCTCGGTCATTTTCGCGAAACCTCTGAAACTGGTCTTGTGGCTACGTCCTTcggtgaaaaaaaaacataaccaggAAACCTGCATAAGTACTTCTGCAATTCCCCATTCTGTAATTGGTGTAAGGATGACGAGGTACCAAAATGATAATGTGGTCTCGTCCAATGAGATGATGCCTGGGCCCAACAGTAAGATATGTCTGCTGATCCAGAAACCGGCAAGCTTTTGAAAAAAGGCCAGCTATGATATTAAATCACCATGATTTGGGAATCTCAAAGAGCCACGAATGTTGGTTGCTGTGGTCTAGGACCCAACCAACTTTGATAAAAGGGAAGGATACCTATGTTCCGGGCTTCCGAGACTTCCAAGTAGCCCAGTAGATCCCACGATTCCCACGGCTCTTTGTTAGAAATTCGCACATATCTAATAGGTACTGTTTCCGTCTCAAATAAAACATCTagtcttcttctacctagcgttatcccggcctttgccagggtccgctttcctacttgctttcctccactttgcgcgatcctgggcgtcgtctcgtgtgagcccgttcacgctcatatctGCTTTCACGACATCGAGCCATCGCTTTTTTGGTCTGCCGCGGGGTCGGGGGCCGTCAAGGGCTAGGTTAAGGCATATGTTTCCTACGTAGTCAGCTGGCCTGCGACAAACGTGGCCGAACCACCGGAGGcgacaaataaacaaataaaacatcTAGTATTCGATCAATTTCGATCCCTCAGTGTTTCTCGGTTCCACCTTTTTACTTTTTACGCCTATTCAAACACAGACCACGTCTTAATCGTTATGCGTGagaatcagagggcctaccgcggaccacgttcgacgggttgcctctctgtcgcatttgtaaattcatacgtaagtgtgacagggaggcaacacgtcgaacgcggttcgcggtaggccctctgaagaCAATGGCCTAAAAGTTCCTTAACGAAGTTTCTTCACCTGGCTTTTGCTTTGGAAACGAAAAAGCTTAAGAAAAATGTGGACGACCGTCCTGAAACCGCCTTTCTATTATATTAACGTaatccccattttcctctctggacaaacattattgaaaatattttgacacaattggATGTATATAAATTTTCAACCACAAAtctgatttaaaaaatattctgCTTGAAAGTTAAAAgaaagaaaatgtacaaaatcATTTTCGTTTTGGATGAGTGCCTTTCATTCGGCTAACTCATATAAGATTGTTGAATGTTGATTTAAGAATAACACTGCATTTATATTTTAACAACTGTGCTTTTTAATTGCAAGTGGAACCAATTTAGGGTTGTCAGCTTTAAAATAACTTTAAGTTTCATCGGAATCAGCACGATATTGAAATGTATATTATTAAGCGAATATTCAGGGTAAAAATCCTAAGGTAGACCTTTAAACCCTAGTTTTCCTTAGAAACTTTTAACCCGAAGCAACTATTTGAAGCCTTATTTGTATTCTGTAAAGTGAGATGGCACCATCAAATACATACACTGTCTGCAAGCCTGTCTGCGTCTTTCAACCGAAGTAAAAAAGGGTACTTAATTGAAACTCAACACGGCAGTAAATAAGAGATATACCTGCATAAGCAAAAGTTAATTTTAGAATCACGATCAGCCCGAAAGAAATTTTATCGAAAGTACACACCCTAAACAAACATGACAAACGCATTGCCTcctggcggcgtagcacggtcgcgtttttatcccttatcaccatgcctgtcacgttctaacaagtatgttagtgcgaaagggatgcgcatagtgatagtcgataaaaatggaaccgtgctgcgcccgctggaTTACACACATTGTCATTTAGCTTTCTCGTCCTCTTATCTTCCTCGATCTTGCAATCAGAAAAGCATCTTGATTCCTATAATATAAAGTTCACTTTGCCAATCCTGGCAGGCGCGTAAGTCAGATGACTGTGAACATCTCGTATCTTACATAATTTCTACAACAAAAAGAGTACTTTAATTCGTATATACCAAAGCACACTTTTGCAAGAACGTCTGAATGAAataagatatttaattaatcgTATAGATATAGGTGCACATACGTAGCATATAGGTTCAGATCGGAGATAAATCGGATCGCAGTCGAACAAAATTACATGTGAGCCCTATCATTATTCATTAAGATATAAGAGCGTTTAATGAATTATCTTTTATCCAACCAATAAGTATGCGTGGAAAGAGTTGGCCTTCTTTTAATCATGGCCACTGCTGAATCGAAGTTCTTGGTGATATTAAACCACATTGCAAGCTGTAAAGTTAACTCTTTAGATATAATTATTTAGTGGTAATTCAAACTTCAAAAGTTTTATTTGCCAAAATGCACGTACATAATAGATGTTATCATACACAGAATGTAAGTATCAGCGCATTCAGCCAGATTCGGAATTCGAATTCGAAAAGCCAGAATTCGGTAGTGTCCGACCGTTTGGCCAAAACATTTTGGCATTAATTATATGTTTCTGTTGGAGGTTCGATTTTGGCCGAAACTAATAGCGCAAAACCAAACCTTTGGTTTCGGCACAAAATCTGGTTTAGGTCGGACactaataatataagtaacttGTTTCTTATACCGGCTTCATCAACTCAACTTAATAAAGCAAAACTTAGACTATGAAAAACTTAAGGTGCAATAGCAATTAAAGATTTGCTGTAGATACTTGAGACAATGCTTGATCGCTACAATGCAGGGCAACGACCTCTAAAACAGGTTTAGACTTAATCTAAGTCCTACCGCTGGTCTAAAGCACTGATCAATTTGTAGACTTGTTGGTATAAGTtttttaaggctcctcttcacgttgggccaacgccaacgccaacgagggacgcatttatgcgttagagggagcaagtgatattgctatctcattctaccgcatggctgcgtccctcgttagcgttggcgttggcccaacgtgaagaggagccttttgACATAAGATAAACGTTTTAGTGCTCGATACCCAATAGTTGACACCTTGTCCCCTCTATTACTAATGTTGCAAGACTTGCAAGTTTAAAGATGACAGCGACAAGATTTAAAAACAGTTTGTATAAAACAACCACAATTTAATTGAAGTTTGTGGTCCTTTTCCATCACAATAATAACACCACTAAGATTTACTGAGATATTCTCTGTTGTGGGCTAGGTAAAAATAAAACTCAGTAATGTCATCAAGTTTTTTTGTTGTACGTTAAAAAGTTAAATTCAACtgtaaattgtcaaaatttataaataaagcaTTCTTAATTTGTTCGAGTATTTCCTATAGCCTATAAACAATCCAAAGTTAGGGAATCTATAGCAAATTTTACGCTGCATTCTTTCAGGCGGGATACATATTTTCAGTACTTGAAATTCAtataagaaaaactgtactaccTAAGTATATGTGCAGTCAGctataaaaatatgggtgcacaattaaatcatctcaaaaatatgtcccatagcttttATACTCGTATCAGCGAACTAGCGAGCGTAATTAAGAACTATGTGAtgaaatatttttgaataagtttgctacaccacagaataaataatagtactaagtacagaagactcattctctaacaaaacgcgtctgttacgatcagcacagatatggccgctaggtggcgatagcgccacgcgcggcttatggcaaaccccaaaattggggcggaacggatgtacttttagctacctgtagcaaagcgacgaaatcgcggagtgagacacgcctggctacacccatatttttaaccAAAGTCGTAGAAGGGAcctttttctaaaatgtgtttgaCCGAACTCTATAATTGTTTGTAGTTTTAGACATATTCCTTCGGGCACGGAGCCCGAAACTTCGTAATTTGGAACACACAGCCGTCACCTCGACTCCCACGATGTCCTGTCGGCTGGGGCAATAGCCTCGTCCCGACGACTTCCGTGACGTGGGCGGAAATGCCAAATTTCCTCCCTTTTTATGTCATTTGCCAAAAAACGTGGCTAATATTCACAGGGTCTAAACAAACTTCCTAAATACATGATTAATCTAGGAACTATTGAATCTACTTCGTAAAGTAGATTCAATAGTTCTTAGTTTATCGTGCGACTAATTTTGACGCCATTATAAGAGGTTAGTGAATGATACCTTAGCTTCTTCATTATAAACGTAGTCTCTTTTTTCATCATTTAATTTTTTGCGATTTTTTAATTACGTATTAAGAGTTAGGTGCTACCAAAAACTTACATGAAAATTTTTAAAccccaataaaacagaaaaattTAAGGATTGTGAAGATGTAGAAtacaaattgaaatatttttgtaaaactaAGTCGGAGGGCATTGAAATTCTTACAATACACCCCAAGCCCAAGAGCACAAGATTCATCGCAGGCAGGTAGATGTAGATAGATACCTAAATAAGAAATTAACCCAGGCAACCGCAAGCCCTTTTTTATCCTGTCTAgggacccgattcggattttgaaatagacatctattagata
Protein-coding sequences here:
- the LOC134670809 gene encoding uncharacterized protein LOC134670809, with amino-acid sequence MAAGGRTPKQRRFEVSSGMAPLRNVANTPRRRRGSCKCLFGAPDRDETRRLMAEQYSRERKRFIRRFNFDIETECVYKASKMDSPVKFLEEDSTKSPRSATEALASVGNTELRMLSSPRRGSGPNSPRTPRTPRTPRAARTPRTPRTPASRRQLQMTDYWTLRKRTESASSDKEN